The following are encoded together in the Oncorhynchus nerka isolate Pitt River linkage group LG23, Oner_Uvic_2.0, whole genome shotgun sequence genome:
- the LOC115107138 gene encoding zinc finger protein ZFP2-like produces the protein MAESFEERLVKAVKEHTHLYDTSMRLHFDKEALEHSWREIATYLNSDPDTCRKKWRLARDRHVRALKKSKDMPEGVPRPGSLSWLTIFIKHRQTNPNFPEISADRVESPNDNLDQTPLFSDQAGPLFPLSSFRLLVPPLRLMSAFMWQVAQERNVMHYGKLEEFVTLVTEMVPELLSSRQRTQLILGLRARMVLELFRKENPPDPQTIQLNLDRIKTSSVHAVHKDSQSRNELESSESNFVELVKTLLEDPSEKKHFFQVVFPIRYGPRYDTALQILMWEFLSRLEELLPVPDLTETASCLSLAPSDLEEFWHSVSDPEHLKTLLQHHRHLGHLSKNEFSNQVADNILSTLSIPQIHSLKSSLDGHEGMKESTEGWKINSEEGGELHFEKNLEDDGSERNEDTERGLKDEDDAKWTSPLSEPEDSDELASDMPSQVFSCPQCPFSHREMVDLHQHIRKEHLTEEDSRSLDSGGAENSLPSSQTAKSSSAKSSSAKSSSAKRINNNTCKQCGKGFRCTTDLKRHQSVHTNVQPFRCNQCEKRFKSERYLQLHKKSHDVEPMHRPICQHCGKSYTSAAVLKIHIRTHTGERPYSCSVCGKKFNQKHTLVRHLRMHKGDRPYLCSVCGKAFFVSGELLVHMRFHTGERPYRCKPCGKAFSTSCALTSHKRWHSNERPFTCSLCSKGFAETGGLKRHMFIHTEEKPHYCHTCGKGFSQLSNMRIHLKTHKK, from the exons ATGGCTGAATCGTTTGAAGAACGTCTCGTAAAAGCTGTCAAAGAGCATACACACTTGTATGATACCTCAATGCGTTTACATTTCGACAAAGAGGCTCTCGAACACAGTTGGCGCGAAATTGCTACATATTTAAACTCCGATCCAGATACTTGCAGGAAGAAATGGAGACTTGCAAGGGACCGTCATGTGAGAGCACTGAAAAAGTCTAAGGACATGCCAGAGGGTGTACCGAGGCCTGGAAGCCTGAGTTGGCTCACCATTTTTATAAAACATCGGCAAACCAACCCAAACTTTCCCGAG ATCTCAGCAGACAGAGTTGAGAGTCCTAATGACAACCTGGATCAGACTCCCTTGTTTTCAGACCAGGCAG GTCCACTGTTCCCTTTATCATCTTTCCGTCTCCTGGTTCCACCTCTACGCCTGATGTCAGCTTTCATGTGGCAAGTGGCTCAAGAGCGTAATGTGATGCACTATGGGAAGCTGGAGGAGTTTGTGACTTTGGTGACAGAGATGGTTCCAGAGCTGCTGAGCTCCAGGCAGAGGACCCAACTCATCCTGGGTCTGAGAGCAAGG ATGGTTTTAGAGTTGTTTCGTAAAGAAAACCCACCGGACCCCCAGACCATCCAACTTAATTTGGACAGAATCAAAACTTCTTCAGTACATGCTGTGCACAAGGAT TCACAGAGTAGAAATGAGTTGGAGTCTTCAGAGTCTAACTTCGTGGAGCTGGTCAAAACCCTGCTCGAAGACCCTTCTGAGAAGAAGCACTTCTTCCAG gTGGTGTTCCCAATACGTTATGGCCCTCGGTATGACACAGCACTGCAGATACTGATGTGGGAGTTTCTCTCCCGACTGGAGGAGCTGCTTCCTGTACCAGACCTCACAGAG ACAGCATCTTGTCTCAGCCTTGCCCCCTCTGACCTGGAGGAGTTCTGGCATTCTGTCTCTGACCCCGAGCACCTGAAGACACTGCTGCAGCATCATAGACATCTGGGTCACTTGAGCAAAA atGAATTCTCCAACCAGGTCGCAGACAACATCTTATCCACATTGTCAATTCCTCAAATTCATAGCCTGAAGTCAAGCCTTGATGGACATGAAGGCATGAAAGAGAGCACAGAGGGGTGGAAGATCAAcagtgaggaaggaggagagttGCATTTTGAAAAGAACTTGGAGGATGATGGAAGTGAGAGAAATGAAGACACTGAGAGGGGATTGAAGGATGAGGATGACGCAAAGTGGACCTCCCCTCTGAGTGAACCAGAGGACTCGGATG AACTGGCTAGTGACATGCCCTCCCAGGTCTTCTCCTGCCCCCAGTGCCCATTCTCCCACAGGGAAATGGTGGACCTTCATCAGCACATCAGGAAGGAACATCTAAcagaggaggacagcaggagcCTGGACTCTGGAGGAGCTGAGAACTCACTGCCATCCAGTCAAACAGCCAAGAGCTCCTCAGCCAAGAGCTCCTCAGCCAAGAGCTCCTCAGCCAAGAGAATCAATAACAACACCTGCAAACAGTGTGGGAAGGGTTTCAGATGCACAACTGACCTGAAACGACACCAAAGTGTTCACACCAATGTGCAGCCGTTCCGGTGCAATCAGTGTGAGAAGAGATTCAAATCGGAGAGATATCTACAACTGCACAAGAAAAGTCACGACGTAGAACCGATGCACAGGCCTATTTGCCAGCACTGTGGCAAGAGTTACACTAGTGCAGCTGTCCTCAAAATACACATACGCACCCACACCGGAGAGCGGCCTTACTCCTGCTCAGTCTGTGGGAAGAAGTTCAATCAAAAGCACACATTAGTTAGACACCTCCGGATGCACAAAGGAGATAGACCATACCTGTGTAGCGTATGCGGGAAGGCTTTCTTTGTTTCCGGGGAACTCTTAGTGCACATGCGTTTTCACACAGGGGAACGACCTTACCGCTGTAAACCGTGTGGAAAGGCTTTCAGCACGTCATGTGCTCTCACGTCGCATAAGCGATGGCACTCAAACGAGCGCCCGTTCACCTGCTCCCTGTGTTCAAAGGGCTTTGCGGAAACTGGTGGCCTTAAAAGACACATGTTTATTCATACTGAGGAGAAGCCCCATTACTGCCACACGTGTGGGAAAGGATTTAGTCAGTTGAGCAACATGAGAATACATTTGAAAACTCATAAAAAATAA